The Miscanthus floridulus cultivar M001 chromosome 6, ASM1932011v1, whole genome shotgun sequence genomic interval TCAGCCAGTGAACAAAATCAGCCTACAAAGGTACAGACTCAGAAATCAAAGTCACTCAGATATAAAAACCTTTCTGTGTTTGCCAGGGTGCTTTGGAGGTTTCTCGCCAAGCAACTTCTCGTCAAACTTCCCACCGCTTGCTGTTGCTGATGAAGCCATGCCAACAACACTCTCAAGATCCtcttttctagatttttttggAAGGTCACCTTTAGTTCCTTTGATGGGCAAGGCCTTTGCAGCAAGCTGTATATGACTGCATACAAAAGATATTGGATAGCTGTAATTCTAGAAGGTTGATTCCTAATACAAAAAGACATTCATAATAGAAAGGAGGGGGAAGCAGCAGTTACTAGTGAAGGATAACAACCTTGGCAAAGCGCCAATCTTTGCAGCTTTCTTTAAGTTCTCTAGTctgtttttttcttgcttttcaaccctcttcttcttctcatccctTCTCTGTGCAAAGGGATCAACACCAGGCTCTGCAATAAATGAATATTAAAAGTGTATCAGGTTGGCAAACCAGGTTTAGGACACATGAGAATGATTGATAAACGATAACAAGAAAATTCTTGTCAGATCCAGGAGTTAAACTATAAAAGTACTACTTATCTAAAATAAATGAGGCAAAGCATTGCACATTAAGAAATGCTGAACAGAGTCAACATGCACACGGAGATGCATATGACAATTAAAACATGGCAACATGCTACTGGACAGGGAGGAGAGGCAACAGCCGTGTTGCACAACAGGTTTGTTGGCAAAAGCTCAAGAAGACAAGTTACTAACCATCAGTCAATTTGGCTTCAACGATTGGAATGTCTTTGTCATCATTAACACGGTCGTAGCCATAAGTCCGCTTCCAGGATTGAGTTTGCTCGTCCCACTCGCGCTTGTTCTTCTTGCGCTTGGTAATTCCTGTGTTATGATCACCCAAACAATGATGAAAAAATGAGTAAATTTCCAATTTCCACAAAAGAGTCATAAAAGCAAAGACATCGTGGACAACAGGATCACCTTTCGCCTTTGCAAACAGCTCCCATTTGGTCGGCGGCTTGGGCTTGGGTAGCTGGCAAGAACATAAACCAGGTTGTTAAACATTCGAAACACCTCACGTCACGTCACGTCACATAAGCTTCAATGTCTTGAGAAAACGGAAGTAAACAAGCCAGCAGCTATATTAGTTTCGGTTCACGGCCATGTCAGAAGCACAACTTTTATTTCCATCGTCAAAAGTGGAATAAAAATAAGATGCCTTAGTGAATCGAGCACATGTTTTGCAGCAAACGAGGTTCTAATTTGGGCACGAGATTTATAGCAGCTGCCGAAACAGCAGCCCATCCCATGTGACTGACTACTTGTACAGCACATCATCTTCACAGGATGCTTCTAGTGTAGCGTATCACCACTATATAGGCAAACAGAACTAGCAGCAAATTAAGAGAGAGGTTCTCACATGCTTCTCGCGCGGGAGTCGGACGGTGGGCGGCGGGAGGTGGACGATGGGGCCGTCGCCGTCCTCGCTGGGAGGCAGCGCGAAGAGGGCGTCGGCCACCGCCTGCGCCAGCTCCGTCCCCTTCCGTAGACACTCCTGCCTCAGCTCCTCCCTGAGTTTTTCCGCCCCAACAACCCCACCGCATTCTGTCAGGAAAAAACACCGTAGCAGAAAAGGAAGGCACGAGACACACTacctgggggcggcggcggcggcggcgatgacgTGGTACGACGGGTCGTATGCCATGAGGTTGCCGAGGTCGACCTCGCAGCTGGaagcggcggcgacgacggcgggcaCCTCCGCCATGGCTGCGCCGGTATGAGGCTTGCGGCTGGCTGGGGAAGGGAAAGAAATCGAGGCTGCGACTGGAGAAGGGAATTAGGGTTTTACTTGGGGCTGGCTGGCCGCTGGCCCAAGTGACATGTGAAGCGTGTCTCAATTGGTGGGCTAGGCCTGCCCCACAGACTTGGAAAGCCCAGCTACGTACGGCCCAACCAACTCATATCATCCAGGCCCGTTtgggaatttttttttatttttaatcttttttaAAACTATTTCCAAATTTGACaccatttattttttattttcaaatctaacactttttgccgcgcctattgccatagcGCGGCCAAACCACGCTGTCACGCCATGCACAGCGGAGGGGGTGACGTGGCAACAACCcgagcgctgaccggtgacgtggcgaGCTATGCCACGACgcagatcttggcgcggcacagCCGCACCCCGCACCATGGCGTGGCAAGGCCCGGTAGAAACAGAGCGCCCAGGCTCCCTCCCTCTGTATGTCACTCCATCCCGGACCGATGCCCTCCTCCCGCGGCCGCACCCTTCGTCGGGTGTGCTCCAGCGTCGTCCCTCGCTCCTAGGCGGCCTTTAGGAGACCGCGCtaccactgaaagctctagtttggttttggttaattgatgaaaccctcagtattaacctagtttatcaaagtaattataagataggtagcactactccaagtgatgaagcaatagcgaagatcatgacgatggtgatggcatggtgatgatcaaaatgcctgaacttggaaaagaagaaagagaaaaacaaaaggctcaaggcaaaggtataaataataggagccattttgtttcggtggtcaagacacttagcgagtataatcacatttaggttagatagtcgtactattaagaggggtaaaacttgtattgaaatgtggttatcaaagtgccactagatgctctaactcattgcatatgcatttaggatctagtggagtgctaacacccttaaaagtatttgtgaaaatatgctaacatatgtgcacaaggtgatacacttggtggttggcatatttgagcaagggttagaaacttcaccggcagagtgtccgtccgtagagtgcggacagtccgacggtgccaccggcgccctagatagaaaagacaggggtttacagagtgatcggacgctggtggtgtagtgaccggacgctgggttcagagtccggttagtagcagcagtgagcatgcgtctcggtcttgtgaccggacgctgccgcaaagagtgactggacgctggccgggtgcgtccggtcagtgctgacgtatgctgacgtgaggtgcatagaggaaacattgagtgaccagacgtcgggtgagtccggtcgtgaaatttcatgtttggaaccttattggaaacgaccggacactggggtcctgcgttcagtcactttctaactgacgcgtccggtcatcacttgaccgttgagatcgggcgatcgacgtttgaagccgatgacacgtggcaagcatcgggcgaccggatgctagggtcctgcgtccgatcgatctaaccagagcgtccggtcaccccgcgtgtTGTGCCccatgaaggggtacaacggctctatttcgtgggggcttctatttaagccccatggccgactcaagctcactctcttggccatttgtattgatatagcaaccttgtgagcttagccaaagccctcccactcatctccatcattgtttcatcatcattgtgagattgggagagaatctaagtgtattgcttgagtgattgcatttagtggcacttggcattcgtgttcgctatgggattcacttgttactcttgatggttgtcgctacctagacagcttggagcagcaaggatagttgagcggaggttggtgattgtctccggctctgatcatggtgattgtgaggggtcttgtgccttccccggtggagagtcgaaaggtaactctagtggattgctcgtgtcattgagttaccttacttgagggtaggttcttgcggtgtccaattgtgtggacgaggttcgtgcaacatctcttagccactgaaccaccaagtgttggtcgacacaacagggactagcgtaccggcaagcatgtgaactgTAACGTCCTGCCTCCTCGAGGCCAGGCCCGCTTACGTCTGATAGCTttcctaggacatagactgccctcacagaccaacaccagtcttttctgcgcactttgtcctcactcatgcgcccccgagaagaacttcccggtcggtcacccattgctccaggccaagcacgcttaaccttggaattcttaagagatgggcttctagaaaagaagttgtaacttgttggtatgagtatcttATTAAGCCCTGGGCTGGGGTGTTACATCCTTACCCCCTTAGGAGACTgacgtcctcgtcggtcaaccACAGGCCAAgaacgtcccctcttggccacgTTCATGTGTCCAGTgtcagcgcatgtgccatgctgggtgaccactctgggtccacaccagccatgcgcgcCATTCCTGCGCAACtgacacacgcgcccgtgaaaccgcaAGGGTTAGCTCTGATACTATTCTGTAATGTCCCGCCTCCTCGAGGCCAGGCTCACTTACATCTGATAGCTttcctaggacatagactgccctcatagaTCAACACCAATCTTTTCTGcgtactttgtcctcactcatgcgcctccGGGAAGAACTtctcggtcggtcacccatcgctccaggccaagcacgcttaaccttggagttcttaagagatgggcttccagaaaagaagttacaacttgttggtatgagtatcctattaatcctattaagccctgggcTAGGGTGTTACATGAACCTCAGAATAAAAATTGATTGTcttttgccctttggtattctcccagtgattgatttagtattcatcttgtgattggttcactcccctACATGGTAGTATActtaccctactcactcatttatattcttgcaacctagttgtggcaagctctttagtgtaattagaattgagagcttgctttgttattttaagttcatctagtggagctctttagagtagcaagattgagagctcctagtgagtagtaacattacaagttgtgtgtctagttatcattgcaactagaattgttagatagatggcttacaacccttatagagctagagtaagtttgcatttcgctatttgtcatactaatcaaattgctctagttgatttatagattttcaaataggctattcacccccctctagccatattaggacctttcaaccaccgtgaaaggtcctaatatggctagagagggtgtgaatagtctatttaaattctacaaatcaactagagcaatttgattagtatgacaaatggcgaaatacaaacttgctctagctctacaagggttgcaagccacctatccaacaattctagttgcaataattactaggcacacaacttgcaaggTTACTACTccctaagagctctcaatcttgctactctaaagaactctactagatgaacttaaaatcacaaagcaagctctcaattctaattacactaaagagcttgctacaactagtttgcaagaatataaatgagtgagtagggtgattataccgccatatagAGGAATGaaacaatcacaagatgaagattatgccaatcactaggagaatacaaatgacaagagacaactaattttctcccgaggttcacgtccTTGCCAaaacgctagtccccattgtgtcaaccaacacttggtgattcggcggctaagaggtgtttcagaaacctcgtccacacaattggacatcgcaagaacctacccacaagtgaggtaactcaatgacatgagcaatttattagagttacctttcggcactccaccggggaaggtacgaCTCccttcacaatcaccgaaggcggccacgaacaatcaccaactcgtgccgatcctccaccgttgcaccaagccgtctaggtggtggcaaccaccaagagtaacaagcaaaatccatagtgcaacatgaatgccaagtgcctctagatgcaatcactcaagcaatgcacttggattctctcccaatctcacaatgatgatgaatcaatgatggagatgagtgggagtcctttggctaagctcacaaggttgctatgtcaatgcaaatatgcaagaaagtgagcttgagccagccatggggcttaaatagaagcccccacaaaatagagccgttgtaccccttcactgagcactggtcggggtgaccggacgctccggtcctactgaccggacgtagggctcagcgtccggtcgcccaatggcGGCCAAGTGTCATCCTGCGTTCAACATGAGTCGTCTAATCTCAACAgtcatgacatgaccggacgctctggcataagtgaccggacacagaacacctagagtccggtcatttccagtaagctcccaaagaTGGCaaatcttgaccggacgcgtccggtcgaccttGATCGGACccatccagtgtccggtcagttaccctgaCTTCTATGCAGCTACGTCAGTTCTGACTGGACACATCCTTCCAATGTCCGGTCAGTCAgatgcccagcgtccggtcacatgaccaacGCTAGGTAATTACTGCCACGCCTAACCGGACACGTCAGTTCCCCTAGCACCAGCGTCAGGTCAGTTGTAAAATagcaagactgaccctctatcatctctatcttcttcacccttgctcaaatgtgccaaccaccaagtgtatcaccttgtgcacatgtgttagcatattttcacaaatattttcaagggtgttagcactccactagatcctaaatgcatacgcaatgaattagagcatctagtggcactttgataaccgtatttcgatacgagtttcactcctcttaatagtatggctatctatcataaatgtgatcacactcactaagtgtcttgatcactaaaacaaaatggctcctatattttatacctttgccttgagccttttgtttttctctttcttcttttccaagttcaagcctttgatcataaccacgccatcaccattgtcatgatctttgtcactgcttcatcacttggaatagtgctacctatctcattatcactttgataaactaggttagcacttagggtttcatcaattaaccaaaaccaaactagagctttcaatctctccctttttggtaattgacgaCAACCCTTATACAGagatatgaaataagattcaattgaattcatgtagcttgcccaaacatatttaccatgtgtaaaggatatggacaagtttcatgaactccatatggtagcaattgctccccctacatatgtgctaaaagtttggattgtagctttgcacatatgcttagataggaaatataggagacaactTCTACCatgtgatgctaaggtataagagatggacctttgaagcgtgataccaatcgaagtgcaccattataccatccttagcaccattagtaactagacatacataaaaactagaataccccatgagatcaatattacaagtaagggtctagtttctatatgatgaacataagtctagttactttagctagataccacttgatagctagataccacttgtaaattcatgggaatgaaatcattagatgacctatgcatgctagattttcatttcatcatgcaaatttacaattagcatacaccacacaagcatggatgttgaaatttagaacttgtgccatgcaagcaaagatatgaaatgcacatttaaatgcaccatacaagttcatgaacttgctctccctatttgtatgctcaagaTTTTActttgatccccttcctttgtcatatctcatcTCTCTACACTATTCtctctacactatttctccctTGATCCCTtatcacttatctttgtttctctcctcctttgtcatcaatgaccacaaaggcttaaagtatagataggttcaaattatagataggttggggtgaagccatgtaaaatgaggatcatttttcaatttggttcaatctagattacttgcaaaagatatttaactcggtttgatccaaggacaagcttcttcacacctctaaataagggttatcttgtaccatgttgagttaaacacttatagctcattttatagatcaaacactaggtttacaagcccacaaacatgtcatatgctaccactagatcatttcaagcatacaagcaatagtggtaccatacaagcattaaattcatttgattttcatgaatacgcctattcaaatgtgaaatatgtctagatacactaatcatgtccttagcaaggatgtatgtcatgccaatcaatttataccttgtattgctcgaaggagaggcatgtcatatagtgggggtgcatcaacatatattggtgaagtcaagtatgttcaatttattccttagcttgcaaaacctcttctcatcaagtggcttggtgaagatatcggcaagttgatctttggtttctacactctcaatgcaaatgtcccctttttgttggtaatCTCTTATGAAAtcatggcggacatcaatatgctttgttcttgagtgttgaactaggttgttggtgagctttacggcactctcattgtcacatagcaatggcacttgcttgatcctcattccaaaatcactcaaagtagcctttatccaaagtaattgagcacaacaactaccggccgaaatgtactccgcttcgacggttgaaagtgccacactattttgcttctttgatgaccaagacacaagtgatcttcccaatagttgacatgtgcccaatgtgctctttctctcaactttgcatcccgcataatcggagtccgaatatccaatcaactcaaaccttgctcctttgggataccataatccaatattttgtgtatgctttaagtacctcaatatcctttttgtcgctttcaagtgactttctcttggtgaggcttaaaatctagcacacatgcatactcacttgccatcatcttgacaaactcctcacaaaaatcttgatttattgatccgaatatgatatcatcaacatagattttgcattataaacaagtcatttccaagcttcttggtgaagagagtggtgttaacctttcccatcttgaatcccttagagagtaggaaatccctcaatctctcataccatgctcttggtgcttgtttcaatccatacaaagcctttctcaacttataaacatagttgggtttctttccatcttcaaaaccaggaggttgctcaacatacacaagctcattgatgtacctattgagaaatgcactcttcacatccatttggtacaacttgatgttgtgagcacaagcataagctagcaagatcctaattgcttctaatcttacaaccggggcatatgtttctccaaagtcaagaccttcaacttgagtgtaaccttgagccactaatcttgctttgttccttattactatcccatcttgatcttgcttgttccaaaagacccacttggttctaatcacattataatccttaggcctctcaactaactcccatacttggtttcttgtaaagttatttagctcttcatgcatagcattgacctaatcaacattcttcaaagcttcatctatcttcttaggttcaatggatgacacaaatgagaaatgctcacaaaatgaagccaatcttgatcttatttgcacacctcttgaaatatcaccaatgatggtgtccaatggatgatctcttacaatattggttgattgaagcacttgcacttgcacttgattgctagcatttgattgatcacttggttgagatgatgaactagctatTTGTTGATCTTGTATAtttccatcactagtgcttgcttggatttgatcatgagaaccactagcttgcacatttgagttagagagcacttgattcttgttatcttcaacatcaatcaccactcta includes:
- the LOC136461636 gene encoding ribosome biogenesis regulatory protein homolog; protein product: MAEVPAVVAAASSCEVDLGNLMAYDPSYHVIAAAAAAPREELRQECLRKGTELAQAVADALFALPPSEDGDGPIVHLPPPTVRLPREKHLPKPKPPTKWELFAKAKGITKRKKNKREWDEQTQSWKRTYGYDRVNDDKDIPIVEAKLTDEPGVDPFAQRRDEKKKRVEKQEKNRLENLKKAAKIGALPSHIQLAAKALPIKGTKGDLPKKSRKEDLESVVGMASSATASGGKFDEKLLGEKPPKHPGKHRKFLPVAEGKGMGSLEKQQNDKILNSLLARNSDEPLDVGKAITMYKVKKEKQRRKEKDMSSKSDKLKPQKKPHKKSKKKA